A genomic stretch from Terriglobales bacterium includes:
- the fusA gene encoding elongation factor G encodes MAREVQLERCRNIGIMAHIDAGKTTTTERVLFYTGRTHRIGEVHEGTATMDWMEQEQERGITITSAATTCLWRDVRINIIDTPGHVDFTAEVERSLRVLDGACAVFDAVHGVEPQSETVWRQADKYGVPRICFINKMDKMGADFEHAIDTIRKRLNARPVATQLPIGQEDKFKGAIDLFAMKAILWKDETLGAEFVVEEIPEELKKKASAFHNQMVETIVENDDELLHKYMEGDTITPGELKASLRKSTIALKLFPVLCGSAFKNKGVQPLLDAVVDFLPSPADIPPVKGHDPDHPEKLLERKAADNEPFSALAFKIMTDPFVGQLAFIRIYSGKLKTGDSVYNSRRQRSERIGRLLKMHANKREEISEIYAGDICACVGLKNITTGDTICDEKHPILLESIEFPAPVISVAVEPKTKGDQEKMGVALSKLAQEDPTFKVATDPDSGQTIISGMGELHLEIIVDRMMREFSVEANVGKPQVAYRETIRKPAQAEGKFIRQTGGRGQYGHVKIRLEPNPGKGYEFENEIVGGAVPKEFIKPVDQGIKEALEGGVLAGYEMVDVKATLYDGSYHDVDSSEMAFKIAGSMAFKEAARRASPVLLEPVMSVEVVVPEDFAGAIIGDLSSRRGHISGMEHRAGSQVVSAIVPLSEMFGYATQMRSNTQGRATFSMHFARYEEAPRQVAEEIIAKVQGKTVGR; translated from the coding sequence ATGGCTCGCGAAGTCCAACTCGAGCGGTGCAGGAACATCGGCATCATGGCCCACATCGATGCCGGCAAGACCACCACCACCGAACGTGTGCTCTTTTACACCGGGCGCACCCACCGCATCGGCGAGGTGCATGAAGGCACCGCCACCATGGACTGGATGGAGCAGGAGCAGGAGCGCGGCATCACCATCACCAGCGCCGCCACCACCTGTCTCTGGCGCGACGTCCGCATCAACATCATCGACACCCCCGGCCACGTGGACTTCACCGCCGAGGTGGAGCGCTCGCTGCGCGTGCTCGACGGCGCTTGCGCTGTCTTCGACGCCGTGCACGGGGTCGAGCCGCAGTCCGAGACGGTGTGGCGCCAGGCCGACAAGTACGGCGTCCCTCGCATCTGCTTCATCAACAAGATGGACAAGATGGGCGCCGATTTCGAGCACGCCATCGACACCATCCGCAAGCGCCTCAACGCCCGCCCCGTCGCCACCCAGCTCCCCATCGGCCAGGAAGACAAGTTCAAGGGCGCCATCGACCTGTTCGCCATGAAGGCCATCCTGTGGAAGGACGAAACCCTGGGCGCCGAGTTCGTCGTCGAAGAGATCCCCGAAGAGTTGAAGAAGAAGGCCTCCGCCTTCCACAACCAGATGGTCGAGACCATCGTCGAGAACGACGACGAGCTGCTGCACAAGTACATGGAAGGCGACACCATCACTCCCGGCGAACTCAAGGCCTCGCTGCGCAAGAGCACCATCGCCCTGAAGCTCTTCCCCGTGCTCTGCGGCTCCGCCTTCAAGAACAAGGGCGTGCAGCCCCTGCTCGACGCGGTGGTGGACTTCCTGCCCTCGCCCGCCGACATCCCCCCGGTCAAGGGCCACGATCCCGATCATCCCGAGAAGCTGCTGGAGCGCAAGGCCGCCGACAACGAACCCTTCTCCGCGCTCGCCTTCAAGATCATGACCGACCCCTTCGTCGGCCAGCTCGCCTTCATCCGCATCTACTCCGGCAAGCTCAAGACCGGCGACTCCGTCTACAACAGCCGCCGCCAGCGCTCCGAGCGCATCGGCCGCCTGCTCAAGATGCACGCCAACAAGCGCGAGGAGATCAGCGAGATCTACGCCGGCGACATCTGCGCCTGCGTCGGCCTGAAGAACATCACCACCGGCGACACCATCTGCGACGAGAAGCATCCCATCCTGCTGGAGTCCATCGAGTTTCCCGCTCCCGTCATCTCCGTGGCGGTCGAGCCCAAGACCAAGGGCGACCAGGAGAAGATGGGCGTTGCCCTCTCCAAGCTGGCCCAGGAAGACCCCACCTTCAAGGTCGCCACCGATCCCGACAGCGGCCAGACCATCATCAGCGGCATGGGCGAACTCCACCTGGAGATTATCGTCGACCGCATGATGCGCGAGTTCAGCGTCGAGGCCAACGTGGGCAAACCCCAGGTGGCCTACCGCGAGACCATCCGCAAGCCCGCCCAGGCCGAGGGCAAGTTCATCCGCCAGACCGGAGGCCGTGGCCAGTATGGCCACGTCAAGATCCGCCTGGAGCCCAACCCCGGCAAGGGCTACGAGTTCGAGAACGAGATCGTGGGCGGCGCCGTCCCCAAGGAGTTCATCAAGCCGGTGGACCAGGGCATCAAGGAAGCCCTGGAAGGCGGCGTGCTCGCCGGCTACGAGATGGTGGACGTCAAGGCCACCCTGTACGACGGCAGCTACCACGACGTGGATTCCAGCGAGATGGCCTTCAAGATCGCCGGCTCCATGGCTTTCAAGGAGGCCGCGCGCCGCGCCAGCCCGGTGCTGCTCGAGCCCGTGATGTCGGTGGAGGTGGTGGTGCCCGAGGACTTCGCCGGCGCCATCATCGGCGACCTCAGCTCCCGCCGCGGCCACATCTCCGGCATGGAGCACCGCGCCGGCTCGCAGGTCGTCAGCGCCATCGTCCCCCTCAGCGAGATGTTCGGCTACGCCACCCAGATGCGCTCCAACACCCAGGGGCGGGCCACCTTCTCCATGCATTTCGCCAGGTATGAAGAGGCCCCGCGCCAGGTGGCGGAGGAGATCATCGCCAAGGTGCAGGGCAAGACCGTGGGCAGGTAG
- the rpsG gene encoding 30S ribosomal protein S7 produces MPRKGHIAKREVAADPVYGSTLVTKFVNSMMWDGKKSTAQGIFYDAMKKLEEKGGGEALKLFTKAVENAKPLLEVKTRRVGGANYQVPVEVNPDRRTSLAIRWLITYSRGRAEKGMTEKLTNELLDAANNRGAAIKKKEDVHRMAEANKAFAHYRW; encoded by the coding sequence ATGCCTAGAAAAGGACATATCGCCAAGCGGGAGGTGGCCGCCGATCCGGTCTACGGCTCGACGCTGGTCACCAAGTTCGTGAACTCCATGATGTGGGACGGCAAGAAGAGCACCGCCCAGGGCATCTTCTACGACGCCATGAAGAAGCTGGAGGAGAAGGGCGGAGGCGAGGCGCTGAAGCTCTTCACCAAGGCGGTGGAGAATGCCAAGCCCCTGCTGGAAGTCAAGACCCGGCGCGTAGGCGGCGCCAACTACCAGGTGCCGGTCGAGGTCAATCCCGACCGCCGCACCTCGCTGGCCATCCGCTGGCTCATCACCTACAGCCGGGGCCGCGCCGAGAAGGGCATGACCGAGAAGTTGACCAACGAATTGCTCGACGCCGCCAACAACCGTGGCGCCGCCATCAAGAAGAAGGAAGACGTCCATCGCATGGCCGAGGCCAACAAGGCCTTCGCCCATTACCGGTGGTAA
- the rpsL gene encoding 30S ribosomal protein S12, with protein sequence MPTFHQLVKQGRSRVNYKTASPALQECPQKRGVCTRVYTQTPKKPNSALRKVARVRLTNGIEVTTYIPGVGHNLQEHSIVLIRGGRVKDLPGVRYHVIRGTLDTVGVANRKQGRSKYGAKRPK encoded by the coding sequence GTGCCTACATTCCATCAGTTGGTGAAGCAGGGGCGCTCGCGGGTGAACTACAAGACCGCCAGCCCCGCCCTGCAGGAGTGCCCGCAGAAGCGCGGCGTCTGCACCCGTGTCTACACGCAGACGCCCAAGAAGCCGAATTCGGCGCTGCGCAAGGTGGCGCGCGTACGCCTGACCAACGGCATCGAGGTGACCACCTACATCCCCGGCGTCGGCCACAACCTGCAGGAGCACTCCATCGTGCTCATCCGCGGCGGCCGCGTGAAGGATCTGCCGGGCGTGCGCTACCACGTCATCCGCGGCACCCTCGACACCGTGGGCGTCGCCAACCGCAAGCAGGGTCGCTCCAAGTACGGGGCCAAGCGGCCCAAGTAG